In Gouania willdenowi chromosome 24, fGouWil2.1, whole genome shotgun sequence, a single window of DNA contains:
- the rhov gene encoding rho-related GTP-binding protein RhoV: MPPHMDYFSHESRVPSACGLTRVDEPDPGLISCMLVGDGAVGKTSMIISYTSNGYPTEYQQTGFDVFSGQVQVEGSPVKVQLVDTAGQEEFDEFRALSYAHADVFLLCFSMVNPTSFHNITKKWAPEIRASNPSAPIVLVGTQLDLMLDVNVLINLDRSNVKPVLSSRARSMADKIRATDYVECSSLTQKNLKEAFDAAIFAAIKNKTRKSKKRRFSDRRTKSLSRSSWKKFFCFV, from the exons ATGCCACCTCATATGGATTACTTCTCCCACGAGTCCCGAGTCCCATCCGCATGCGGACTGACCCGGGTGGACGAACCGGATCCCGGGCTGATCAGCTGCATGCTGGTCGGGGACGGAGCGGTGGGAAAGACCAGTATGATCATCAGCTACACCTCCAACGGGTACCCGACAGAGTACCAACAGACGGGCTTTGACGTCTTCTCTG GTCAGGTCCAAGTGGAAGGATCTCCAGTGAAAGTTCAGCTTGTGGACACTGCGGGACAG GAAGAGTTTGATGAATTCCGAGCTCTGTCGTACGCCCACGCCGACGTCTTCCTCCTGTGCTTCAGCATGGTCAACCCCACTTCGTTTCACAACATCACCAAGAAGTGGGCCCCGGAGATCCGAGCCTCTAACCCGTCGGCGCCCATCGTTCTAGTTGGAACTCAGCTGGATCTGATGCTGGACGTTAACGTCCTCATCAACCTGGACCGATCCAACGTTAAACCTGTCCTGAGCTCACGAGCTCGCAGCATGGCGGACAAGATCAGGGCGACAGACTATGTCGAGTGTTCGTCGCTCACCCAGAAGAACTTGAAAGAGGCGTTTGACGCTGCCATCTTTGCTGCCATTAAGAACAAAACCCGCAAAAGCAAGAAGAGGAGGTTTTCGGACAGACGGACCAAGTCTTTGTCGAGGTCCAGCTGGAAAAAGTTCTTCTGCTTTGTCTGA